A window from Plasmodium gaboni strain SY75 chromosome 9, whole genome shotgun sequence encodes these proteins:
- a CDS encoding putative methyltransferase, translated as MVSSELHKLSYWEEIYKNEKKNYEESNIELEEWFEENCDKIMSWIDNKFSQNEQKKNISILDIGCGNGLFLYKLYEKGFMNLYGFDFSSTAIELAKTLFANSSIHVEVMDICLIDKEIQNSKLNKNYNLINDKGTFDVFFMNNKTNEYFKQISYFLQTDTFFCITSCNACKDELLEIVKEFNNNNLKIALVLIDEIFYETITYAGIKGQLITTLIFKCK; from the coding sequence ATGGTTTCTTCTGAATTGCATAAATTAAGTTATTGGGaggaaatatataaaaatgaaaagaaaaactATGAAGAATCAAATATTGAATTAGAAGAATGGTTTGAAGAAAACTGTGATAAAATAATGAGTTGGattgataataaatttagTCAGAATgaacaaaagaaaaatataagtatCCTTGATATTGGATGTGGAAATggtttatttttatataaattatatgagAAAGGATTTATGAATTTATATGGTTTCGATTTTTCTTCCACAGCTATAGAACTAGCCAAAACATTATTTGCGAATAGTTCTATACATGTGGAAGTTATGgatatatgtttaatagACAAAGAAATACAGAATTctaaattaaataaaaattataatttaataaatgataaagGTACATTTGATGTATTCtttatgaataataaaacaaatgaatattttaaacagatttcatattttttacaaactgatacttttttttgtataacATCATGCAATGCTTGCAAGGATGAATTATTAGAAATAGTAAAAGAAttcaataataataatttaaagATTGCATTAGTATTAATAgatgaaatattttatgaaacTATAACATATGCTGGTATTAAGGGACAACTTATAACTactttaatttttaaatgtaaataa
- a CDS encoding ubiquitin fusion degradation protein 1 yields MFRILLYIFLICLYTINLIYAKRITGKSYVTNHLAKGILNRTRKPYSNIFTRLKNYTLKSIYKTKLLSYVNDLNNINLANDKNEYYLITLPLCEKFNPFVGTFCHNNIQYSDKASLPIFIYDILLNKHIEVPWNFVIEKVNVKSSENYKNVCMPNITLFNNYKNINNLSRVFINVLDFKAKKNFIFLPTWVMKTLDLNCFDVIRLRFVKLETASSVVLQPHQKKFFDLENPKKILEEKLRYYSCLTRSSTISIKHDDIVYYFDVIRIDSEKKKNTEVASIQ; encoded by the exons atgtttaGGATTTTgctttatatattcttgATCTGCTTATATACTATAA ACCTGATTTATGCTAAAAGAATAACAGGGAAATCTTATGTGACGAACCATCTAGCCAAAGGAATATTAAATAGAACAAGAAAGCCTTATTcgaatatatttacaagACTGAAAAATTATACTCTGAAGTCCATATATAAAACGAAG cTTTTATCCTATGTTAatgatttaaataatataaatttgGCAAATGacaaaaatgaatattatttaattacATTACCTTTATGTGAAAAATTCAACCCATTTGTTg GCACCTTTTGCCACaataatatacaatataGTGATAAGGCATCTTTGccaatatttatatacgACATA CTATTAAATAAACACATTGAAGTGCCCTGGAATTTCGTTATAGAAAAAGTTAATGTAAAGTCTTctgaaaattataaaaatgtgtGTATGCCAAATATAACGCTTTTCAACAATTACAAgaatattaata ACCTTAGCAGAGTTTTTATTAATGTTCTAGATTTCAAGGCCAAAAAGAATTTCATCTTTCTGCCCACATGGGTAATGAAAACTTTAGACTTGAA TTGTTTTGATGTGATTAGACTTAGATTTGTTAAACTGGAAACAGCTTCAAGTGTCGTGTTACAGCCTCATCAAAAGAAATTTTTTGACTTGGAAAATCCAAAg aaaatattGGAAGAAAAGTTGAGATATTATTCATGTCTTACAAGAAGTAGTACAATATCTATAAAACATGACGATATTGTTTATTACTTTGACGTTATAAGAATAGACTCAG aaaagaaaaagaataCAGAAGTGGCTTCTATTCAA